The sequence tacaGTCATGTTATTGGTAGTAGTAGTATTAACAGTCAAAGAGAGACTGACGATCTGTGAAACGGCAGAAGGCTgcagcagggtatgcctacacatcacttcatttgcatgtACTCAGTATAGCACTTGGTgcatggcaaattcaagttttgctttttggaacttctttttcttcaaatattttcaatCCATGGTTGGCTGAACCCATGGATGTGGAACCCCTTGATACAAAGCACCAaatgtaaattattattttttactcagTTCTTGATTATTGACTTTTATAATATGTTAGACTTTATAGGCtttgtctcatttaattttaGTTGCTcctattattcccactttacagatgaaaaaacagaaagtaacagaGCTCAAGGTCACATCCTTAAGAAATTGCAAAACTAGAGTTCAAACCCTCATCCCACCCCAGAGTAATACCTGAAATTTTATATTAGAGATAATTCTTTTCACTAAAGGTTAGAAAGCTAACAAAGATTCTTAGAGAATTTAGGTAAACAGAAAGAGAATATGAGGAAGAGCTGTGGGTGGAGGGTGCACAAGCGAGGGATAGGAAAGTGTTGAAGAATGGGAGAGACTGAGGACCATAAACCTTGCATAGGTAGATCCTACTGGAAGAATCACATGGATATTGAAGAGAGTGCAGAATCCACTGGTCTTTCTAGGTCCTGACCTCTGACTTTGACTCTGACACTCCAAAACACAGAGCTCTTGCCAAAAGTCAAAAATACTTATTTCTTTTCAAAAGCAATTTTCCAGGTGGGCCCTATTGCACCCCTATATCTCTGCTGGGCCATGAAACTGGCTACTTTCACCCAGCAAGAAAGATGTCCACAACTGGGTATCCTCTTAATTGTGTTGTTAAAGGCAGAAGTGGAAGGAGACAAGCCCATTAGAGGAAGGAAACTTTCCAGGTGATTCCTTCTGGTGTATGGTTGCCATGGAGTTTTTGTCCCTGCTGATTTTATGCCCCACTTTGCAATGTCCCTGCTGGATTTCTCACTTCCGTGTGGTCCTGTCATGATGTCATGATTGTAAGATTTTATTTACTGTCCTTGAAGTCATTTGAGCTAGAATGGACTTAGGGATCATCTAGTCCAATATCCTCAATTTTCAGGTGAGGAACCAGAGGTCAACCCCAGCTGTTAAGacactttgttgttaggtgccgctgagtcagctctgcctcatagcaaacctatgtacatcagagtgaaatactgcctggtcctttgccatcctcacagttgttcctATGTTTGAGGCCCTTGTTGCAGGCATTATGTCAATCGATCAAAGACAGCTTAATAGCAATaaattttatatgtgtgcatgcacTTCCCGGCTTACAATGAACTTTCattttagatagatagatacatgcatttttttcaaatgttttcccTGAATCAGTCATCACAACAGCCTATGAGGCAGGTGTGGTATAATTTCCTATGCTTAAGTGAAGTAACTGAGGCACTAAGAAATGCAAAGGTACACTACTTATTACAGTCATGGGTTTTGAAGTAGCCTGTCTAGGTTGAACTCTGGCTCTGCAACACACTTGTCATGTGATCTTGAACACGTGACCCTGGAGGATAGTAACCTCTTCAAACCTCAGTTTTGTCACCTATAAAATATGGTTAATAGTAGTATCTACTTCATAGAGTGGTTCCCTGGGTGGCAGAGTTAAGTCCTTGACTACTAACAGAgagtttggaagtttgaacctacccagtggtgcctcagaagacaggcctggtgatctgcttccacagccgtgaaaatcctatggagcagttctggtcTCCACACAGGGAATTGgcatgagtcagacctgacttcacagcaaccaacaacaacaactttaaagTGTAGCTCTTCATAGAGCTACATTTAAATTGGATAATGGTTATAAAACATTTTCTGTAGTACGAAACAGGCCTTCTGTCAGTAttagtgttgttgttggatgccattgagtcaattttcaactcataccaaccccacgtgacagagtagaagttcctCAAGCTCTTCTAGGCTGttgtctttacgggagcaaatcaccaggtctttctcccgcagaaccaCCGGGTGGGTTAGATCTACCAACTTTTAGTTAGCGggaagtacttaaccattatgctaccacaACTCCTTCCTGTATTAGgaaaaaatcaaaccaattgccatctagttaattccaactcatagcaaccctatattagTCGTAGGTATAATTTAGATGTTCTGATTTAGAATTCTTTCCCAAATATTATGCTGCATTTCTAAACTGTCATTAAAATGTCTACTTAGGATCATTCCCAGCTACATTACTTTTTGGAAGGGATCTCACTTAACTGCCAGTTGCTAGGGCTACAGAAATGTTTTAGAAAAGGTTCCATTCTTGGTTTGGTCTGTTCCAGCCAAACATATTTTTGTGGGGAAAGGGGTGAGGATGGAGGCAATGAGTctattattttattaatgaaCAGCTTCTTAAGacagttttaaagaaataataccaaGACTATGAAATCTACAAAAATGGAAGGTCAATGGATAAAATATTTTGGTTAGGTAGAACCATTTATGTTTCACAAATCACATTTTGTGATATTTGAGAAAGATCATTGCCTATGCTGGGAAGAACATGGAAGGCCTCAATGTGCCCAAACattctgtctgtaaaatggggataatttttCACCTACCAACTTCATACAGGAATAGAAAAACCTAATCTATGTGATAGAACTATGTGAAGGGTAAAGTGTTATATAAATGCTAATGCAATATGTACGAAACTTGGTCTATAAACTCAAGtatgaaaaacaaatctgtttttaaaactCGTACAGTTGGACTCTGAATCTCCCTGATACCCCTGAGGCTGATGGCTCTGCCAACACCTTGTCAAACTGAAGGCCCTGGAATCACAGAAAGGCTCAGATCTCCAGAACTTGGGTCCTGACTCCCTGAACACACCTTGACACCCATCATTTCTGGGGTCCTGTATAGTCTCCAATGTGCTGCACTGGAACATGCACCAGACCCATTCATGACCAGAAATCACTGACCTTTAATTTCTTTCTAGCATCTGAGAAATTCCCCAACCCCTTGACCCCAAATGTTTCCCCTTCCTCCTACCCTCCATAGCCCCCATATCTTTTTCACAATTCAATTTCTCCCATAGGCCTGAGGGGTAAAGTGCATGGAACAAAGTTCCTTGGAATTGTACCCAGATAAATcttctcactttctctctccatttgggACCAAAGTTAAAAAGTGTTCCATTATAAATGTTTCATTTGCCACATACTtatcatattatttcattttattggaatatcaataaaagttaaacaattaaaaaataaataaaacctgtgAGGGAAACAACTGGCTGTGTGGCATCTTGGGTTCTTATCATTTCTATGCAAATAATATTTATCAACAGTTGTCTTCTCAAAGCACAGTCACCTTTTAGGCTTTTATCCAGCTGAGTTCTAATCATGGAAACTGGCTTTTTAAACTGCATTCCACATTGCCATCATGGTCCCAGAGAGATCACTTGTTGGTGGCACCTAAGCATGATGGTACCAGGAAACAAGGAAATCaggttttcatttcttcttgcAGCCTAGTTATTCCTGTTACTTGCAAAAGGTAACTTATACATTCTTACCTCCATCCTTCTTGATGGAACAATAATATCTTCCCAAATATTATTCTTACTGAGTTTAATAAGTTGTTCTCTTTATTACCCTCTTGAGGGCCCCTTTGATCTCCTTGTTCCTCAGGCTATAGATCAGAGGGTTTAACATGGGAATTAGTGTGACATAGAAGACTGACAGCACCTTGTCCTGCTTCATGGAATGACTAGAGCTGGGATGCATGTACACAGAGAGGGCTGTGCCAAAGAAGAGGGTCACAGCTGccaggtgggaggcacaggtatTAAAGGCCTTGGCACTGCCTTTGCCTGAGGATATTTTCAGGATGGAAGCTACAATGAAGCCATAGGACAAGAGAGTAACAAGCAAAGAACCAAACACAATAAAAATGGCTGCCAGGAGAAGAATTATTTGGCTAATGAAGGGATTGGAACAAGACAAGGGAATAATCTGAGGCAAGTCACAGAAGAAATGTTGAATGATATTTGGCCCACAGTAGTTGAGATTAAAGCAAGAGACTGTTTGAGATAAACTACTAAGGAAACCAGTCACATAGACCCCAGCAACCATCTTCCCACAGAGGCCAGGAGCCATGATGGCTGAGTACTGCAGAGGGCTGCCAATGGTCACAaatcggtcataggccatggcggCCAAGAGGCAGCACTCAGCCAGACCCATCCAGACTGCAACAAAATATTGAGTGACACAGGCGATGAAGgagattgtcttttcattttttaagaaatCTGAAAGCATCCTTGGGCTGATGGAAGAAGAATAGCAGATGTCTATAAATGAcagaaaactgagaaaaaagtacatgggtgtgtgcagcTGGGAGTCCATCCTGATGAGGAGGATGAGACCCAGGTTCCAGATGAGAGTCACCAGGTAGATCCCTAGGAATACTGGAAAGAGGATGAGCTGCAGCTCCTTTTCATCTGAGAGACCCCGGAGAACAAACATGGTTACAGAGGAGTGGTTTTCATTCCATTCCATGGGCCTATTTGCTGTCATCTGCTGAAGAAGAGATGAGAGAAGGAGAtacctttattccctccttaaagaaaaagaagcacTCTTTACTATTTAGGCATGCAGCTAGCTAATTGTACAACCTTAAATCATCCATGTTGAGTTATTCTGTGCCTTCCATATACAATCATCAAACTTGAACTGAAAAATCCTCTTGGATGTATATTACCATTGGATTTGGGGACAGAAGGCAGTAAATGGCCATCATTAGCCCATCATCTTCTAAAATGTCTTAATATGATTTCCCCTGCCAGATCTTACAAATATGTGAGTCTTTCAAGTAAGGCCAAATTAGGAAAATAGTGGTCAAACAGAaagcttctgcccaggcaaggctcagctgttaactagATGCTTAGAGAAGTTCATGTGCAAAATATGTCAAGTCAGGAGGCTGGAGGAGATGCTCTTTAAAGTCTCCTGGAGAACTAGCTCTCAATTAACCTATACCCAGAAAGCACTGATTATCCTGTAACACCCTTTCTCCTTTCACAATGTAACAGAATGGTTGGGAAGACTCACTCACTAAGAACCAGAAGCTTGGAAATGGAGTGATTTAACCAATTTAATGACTCTAGGAAGGCTCCTGAGAAGTGACATAAGACAAGGTTGGAAAAGTCATGAAGCTCCCTTTCTTTCAGGTGCAGCCTTTTCTTTCCTACATCGAACACTTAAGAGTTTTAAGACTGTGTTTAATGCTTTTTTTGTGTCTCTTTGATAATCTGACGGAGACTGGATTCTCTGCTCAGAAAAATGCAACCACTTAGCACCTTTGCACACAGTTTTATTGGATTTGCAATTACCCTGAAGCCTATTGACGGTTACCAGATTAGAGAACTCTCCTACAGGGGAGAGTGACTTGGAATTACCTAAGGGTCATGCTTGGGCAATGGACGTGGACACTGGGAAGTTGAGGCATCAATAACACAATTATGATCTCTCTTCAAGTAGATATCCTTCCAGTAAATGAACAGAAAAGGCATAACACTGACTGACTCCCAAAGAAATAAGTCAAGCTTGAGACGATTTAGTCTCTTTTAGAAAGAAATGAGAAGGTATTAAATGTTTTGCAATGCCTGCTGGTGTAACTGAGCAACAGAAAAATCTGGGACTTGAGATAGTAACCACTGCAAAGCTTGTATCCACATATGCCTAAATGACAAAGCTACCACTGCAAATCCTATCAGACTCAGAAAGCCAAGTTAAACCAGTGATGCCCTTGTTAATCTTAGAAACACCTTTTAATATTCACATTGTTTTTTTTGACACCCTAGATTCTATAATTTTAGAAACACCTTTtaatattcacatttttttttgacACCCTAGATTCATCTCTTCCTCACACCATTTTTGTCTTAACATATTCCTCCTTCCCAGTCTTACCTACATTTGAAACTTGTTAGCAAATGAAAACAGAAGGAAatggaaatagaaaatgaaaaagtggTCCCTTTGACATACTCCTTTTCTTTAGGACATTTCAGCAGCAGCACTTTCTAAtatctggatggtgcaaacagttaagtgatctacttctaaccgaaaggttggtgtttcaaatccactcagaggcaccgtagaaaaaaggcctggcgatctgcttttgaaaggtcacaccTCTGAAAAttctggagaagttctactctacacatggggtcactacaagttggaactgattcaatggcaactggttcaaGGGAGCCTTGgttacgcagtggttaagagctcggctgctaatcaaaatgtcagcaattcaaatccaccagctgctccttagcaactctgtggggcagttctactccgtcctacagggttgctatgagtcagaaaccactcaacagcaacggatttggtttggttttggtttaggaggAGCAAACACCTTGCACCTAATTGCtaaacctaaagtttggcagttcaaacccactctgaATACAGTGGaagaaaaaggtctggtgatctgcttccattaaaattacaatcaagaaaaaaaaaaaaaacctatggagcagttcttctctgaaacacatgaagtcaccttgagttgtaattgacttgacagcagctaacaacgacatctAGCTCTAACGGGGACTGATAGGTTTTGGAAAAGGTTAGCATGTAGGTAGATCAGGAAACAAAATCTGAAGAGCTTTGTCTACCAGGAACAATGAAACAATTTTTCTTTCAGAAGACCAAGTATTACATTTATTCTTGAATAATGGTCCCTTGCTTCCACTAGAACTTGATGTGTTGTTAATCAAGAGCTCTGTTGGATTCACTCTCAGAAATACTGACCCTCATAAAGTCACCTGTGAACTGTTTAAGTGTGGCTTTTTAAATGGAACATATCAGGCAGTAGAAGCCCCTCAAAAATAATCCACAACCTTTCTTCTGGGTCTGTGTTTTCGCACTTATTTCAAACACTAATGAAATGAGTCAGAGTTTTTTGAGTCCCCACTTTATGATAAAGTGTCTTAACACAGCCTACATTTTATACTATCCTCCTACAAGTTTGTTTTTCAGGCTAAAACCGCCACCATGGAAGATGGTCTCTTATGACTTCAAGGACACTAACACTGAGTTATTTGTAAATCTGTGAATTCTGCCTGTGTCCTAGGCCCTTGACATTCTCTATGTGACTTACCTAAGAGTTATGAAAAGTGTTCCTCTCCGGTCATCCAACTCCTTTTGCTTTGTAGTGCACCCAGTTATTCAGAAATGTTGGGCAAAAATTTCAACTTTTAACTTCTGAGAGCTTCCCAGTCCATCAGTACTCTGAGATGAGCACAAAGTCTATTCCTAGCTGTCTCCTTTAGAAATGATCCAGCTAGGAAAGAAGAGAGGCTTAAAAGCTTAAGAGCCTTCCCCATCACATTTAAGAAAGGATTTGAGAGCACAACGTACAGCAAAGAAGGGGCAACTAAAACCACGTGGGCTGTAAATGACCTCCCTCCAGGTGATAGAGCAGAGACCAACACAGTTAATTGGTCCTTGCTTAGGCTCCAAGACCTTCCTTCAGGGTTCTAATTTTTTGAGACATTTTGATATCAAAGAATCTTTCTTTCTGATTGTCTCTTTATTCCCAAGGAAGAATCATGGGGTTAATACAGAGGTCATTTCCAACCCTGTTATCAGTGAAACAAATTTTGTCACACACAGCACTCCTCAGAGGTTTGTTTGAGAAAGACACCAGGAAGAAGCAAACACCCACCAATTATGAATCAGGCTTTCTGCAGTAAAGGGAGTTCCAATTCTCTGCTTTCTCAATTTGAAGTAAGCTGTTACTTTTCAATGGGAATCCATGGAGTGggtctgaacaaagcaggggctGTGAACCGACCCCcattgtctctgaggaaaatgcgtctctgttgcctacagcatgctggtgggtgggctctgcagagggaccatgggcacccaaagtttttgttgtaaggacagGGAGgaaccagttatctttggacccctgtcgcgggtggttgggtgacctgagtggagccaccagtccttaggtccctgatgtgggtgaggactttgtttaataggcaaagcaatgtcaaacgtcaaacacccacctctcaaccgcacagctgaaatggctagagtttgccaacaagggcctattctcccaaaataggcccacacaggtccatgcagaagtgaaaggtgctcaaggtccacggactgtttatgcctggacaggagccgctcctgtcctgagctcccccagttaatggagctagcaaattatcttctccccccagttgcaaatttttttcttccccaaggctgggaggacggctcACCAGGGtctctctcaggcccagggattcagcctctgaggctggcttgggggtgggggggtgggggtgggggggcgcggtaaaatatgcacaagtacttagcttttgcccagagcgcggttctcctcaggttccagaggtgcgagtgggctgtgtggctggctgcttctccctgaggaaactgcagccgaacgctaggaccagcccgccgccactgccaccaccgctccaggaatggtgcctgagggctccccgcgattcaggtccggcaactcctctccgcttctgaacggtctcttccttcccctgcccctcagttcgttgtctaagcttgcttttgatgctcagTGCTCCTGgcttgtcacagatatactcctttcacttattttttccaggtctttgttgtaaagtggGCTCgcaggaagcgtctgtctattccaccgtcttggctccgcctctcccaCTCAATAATGAATCTTTGAATAATCTCGTaagtgaatctggagggtattacgctgaatgaaataagtcagtcacaaaaggataaatactgtatgaaaccactattataaaaactcatgaaaatgtttatacacagaaagaaacaatgatggttatgagggaggggaggagtggggagggaaaaacactaaatagacaataagtgTGAGCAGAtaagtaactttggtgaagggtaagacagtacacaatactggtgaagtcagcacaacttgaccaaggcaaggtcatggaagctccatagacacatccaaacttcatcagggaccaaattactggtctgatggctggagaccatgatctcaggggagctgaattggcataacatagtttattaagaaaatgatctacatcctactttggttgagtagtgtctggggtcttaaaaccttgtaaGTAGGCATCTAAGACACCCCACTGGTCCCACcatgtctggagcaagggagaatgaatgaaaccaaagacacaagggaaagattaatccaaaggactaatggaccagaactaccacaacctccaccagactgagtccagcacatttag comes from Elephas maximus indicus isolate mEleMax1 chromosome 7, mEleMax1 primary haplotype, whole genome shotgun sequence and encodes:
- the LOC126080646 gene encoding olfactory receptor 5A1-like; translated protein: MTANRPMEWNENHSSVTMFVLRGLSDEKELQLILFPVFLGIYLVTLIWNLGLILLIRMDSQLHTPMYFFLSFLSFIDICYSSSISPRMLSDFLKNEKTISFIACVTQYFVAVWMGLAECCLLAAMAYDRFVTIGSPLQYSAIMAPGLCGKMVAGVYVTGFLSSLSQTVSCFNLNYCGPNIIQHFFCDLPQIIPLSCSNPFISQIILLLAAIFIVFGSLLVTLLSYGFIVASILKISSGKGSAKAFNTCASHLAAVTLFFGTALSVYMHPSSSHSMKQDKVLSVFYVTLIPMLNPLIYSLRNKEIKGALKRVIKRTTY